A stretch of DNA from Syntrophales bacterium:
CCACATGATCTATCCAGCCCAGGGATTTTACTACTTCCAGCAGGGTCAATATGCTCATAATAATCACAAATATCTTGATACAAAGGTAAAATGTGGCAAGGCTCCAGCTCTTTAGCATATAAATGAAAGGTTGAGAGACCGGGACAGATGCTTCCGCGGTCACCGGACCTAATGCCGCGGCATCAAAAAATTGCGCTACCAGGCTTACCGTAATCACGGCGGCTGTCAGGCGAAAGAGTGTGGCCTTCACGGGGTGCATGCCCGATTTGCCCTGAATAACGCCTTCCTGAATCAGATTGTGAGCAGTCAGGAGAAAAATGGCGATCAGGGTCATCTGTTCATTGGTGAGGGGAAGAACGGCCATTGCGGCGATGGCTCCGTAAAGATTGGAAAGCATGCCGATGAGCAAAGGCAGGGCGGCCATAGCCGGCAGATTGATCAGGGTCATCGCCGGCTGGATGAAAAAATCGATTTTGTTAAGCCAGCCGCTCCATGCCAGAAGGGCCGTTAGAAAGGAAATAGGAATCACTATCTTCAACATCCAGATAAAACCGCTCCATCCCTTCTTTATGCCTGAGACAAAACCTTCTTTGAGCAAAATGTTATATTGTCGGTGTTTATATGTTTGTTCGCGCATTTTGTTACCTGAAAAATCTTGAATCGCTCTCAGTATCCTATATCTATATTTTTAAAGGCCTTTTGCAGTGTATAATTTGCGGAAAGATGTTATTATAATCTTCTTGAAAAGTAAAGTCTGAGGAGCGAGTTCAATGCCTTATGGATCGTTCAGTCTGCCCCTGTTCCGGTCGGGACCTTTCTCTGGGTCAATTCTTCATCTATTTCTTCCCGCCTTCCTGCAAATCCAAAACCTCAATCCCTCAAACCTTGACACACCGTTGTGCTTTGTGTATTAGGTAAATTCATAAAATTCTTATCAAGAATAACATTCTTTCTAAAACTGCCCTCTCTTTCCCGTATTCTTTTAAGTATGATTGATTTCTGTAACATGGAAGATTATGCAGTTGAAGAGATATCTCAAATTATCAGTGGTCCGTTCCTGAGCGTCAGAAGTCTTAGTGTGGATGAAGGAGTTTAAGCCGGTGAAAATTCCAGCCTCTGTATGCACAATGACTACAGAAGTCTATTTGAAAGTGCTTCCGGATGTTTATCGTTACCTGAATGGGTGGAAAGAACGTGCAGGGCAGATTCCGGATCCGGAGCTTCAAAAACAGGCATTGATGAGCATCAAGACAAAAACCTTTCATTGTGAAGGTGGGTCCATTCTTGGATTGTTAGCCGGTGAAAACAGGAGTGATGCAATTCGTTTTATTGTTGCCTACCAAACAATCAGCGATTACCTTGATAATTTGTGTGATCGGAGTACTTCGTTGGATCCGGTCGATTTTCGCGCTCTTCATCAGTCGATGCTTCATGCGTTAACCCCGGAAGCTGCGAGTTTAGATTATTATCGATTTCATGGCGAACGGGATGATGGCGGCTATCTGGTGTCCCTTGTGGAGACATGTCAGGAAGTACTGAAAAGACTTCCATCGTACGATAAGATTTCTTCTGTGCTATATGAACTGGCAGGTTATTATTGTGACTTACAGGTATACAAACACGTTAAAGTAGATGAGCGTGTCCCTCGTTTGAAGGATTGGTTTCAATCTTATCAAGACAAACTGCCAGAGATGAGCTGGTATGAATTTTCGGCATGTTGCGGTTCGACTCTTGGCATCTTCTGCCTTGTTGCTTATGCGTTTAATGATGAATACTCGGGCGATATAGCCCCGCAGGTTAGAGCCTCCTATTTTCCATGGGTACAGGGGCTGCATATCCTGCTGGATTACCTTATCGATCAGGAAGAGGACAGAGTCGGTGGCGATCTGAATTTCTGTTTCTATTATGAAAACAATGAGGAAATGTTAAAACGAGTCACTCATTTTTTTAAACAGGCGGATAGAAGCGTTTCCCGATTGCCCAACACAAGATTTCATCAAATGATTAATCGTGGGTTACTCGGTGTTTATCTTTCAGATAAAAAAATTGGAAGGCAAGAAATAGTTTATCGGATGGCAAAAAAGATTATTCGCCTCGGTGGCTGGTCGGCACTCTTTTTCTACCTAAATGGATGGATTTATCGGCGGATAAAGTATTATGGTTAATTATATCCGCCTCGAATGAACTACCCCGCCGCAAGCAGCGGGGTATCAAAATAAGTGTTTTATCTTTCCTGTCGCAGCAAGCTGCGGGGAATTAACCCCTACAGATTTCGCATCGCACTTCAAGTGATTAGAGTAATCCGTGTAATCTGCGAAATCTGTGGATTAAAAACCTTTCTCAGCCATGTAGTTTGCGAGATCGGCGACGCGGCATGAATAACCCCACTCATTGTCATACCATGCGACAACCTTTGCCATGGTGCCCTGTAAAACCTGTGTAAATTCCATGTCCACGATTGAGGAGAAAGGATTGCCCTTGAAATCTACCGAGACCAATGGTTCCTCTTCACAATCCATAATGTCTTTGAGTGTTCCTCCGGCAGCTTTTTTCAAAACTGTTCGCAATTCCTCAGTATTGGTTTCTTTTTCCAACTCGGCCACAAAATCTACTACGGAGACCGTTGGGGTGGGCACCCTGAGTGCATAACCGTCGAAACGGCCCTTTAAATCAGGTATTACCAGAGAAATCGCTCTCGCTGCACCGGTCGTGGTAGGAATTATATTTTGTCCTGCGGCTCGAGCTCGCCGGAGATCTTGATGCGCCAGGTCCAGAATGCGCTGATCGGTGGTATATGCGTGGATAGTCGTCATCATAGCTTTTTTTATGCCGAAGGCTTCGTGAATGACTAGGACGGGTGGAGCCAAGCAGTTTGTGGTACATGAGGCGTTTGAAATGATGTGGTGCTCTTTGGGACGGTAGGTCTTATGGTTGACTCCCATGACCACAGTCAGATCTTCTTCTGTTGCCGGAGCGGTGATGATCACCTTTTTGGCGCCACCCTCAAGATGGGCTGATGCCTCGGGGCCGGTCCGGAAGAAGCCTGTACTTTCGACTACTATATCCACACCCTCTTCTTTCCAGGGGATAGACGCAGGGTCGCGAAGTGCAAAGCTCTTAATTTTGTGACCGTTAACGGTAAGACTATTTTTCTCAACTTTAACTTCTCCATGGAAACGACCGTAGTTTGAGTCGTACTTAAAAAGATGGGCGTTTATTTCCACGTCGAAGAGGTCGTTGACAGCCACGACCTGCAGAGATTCAGGATGCCTTTCCATTACAGCTTTCATAACTTGACGGCCTATCCTGCCAAATCCATTAATGCCGATGCGAACCATAAAATTTCTCCTTTAGTTATCCAGATAAATTGAATTTAAAATCAGCTTATCAAAAAGTTTCTTTTCCCTGCAAGGAAAATTTGCAAGTTTTTCAGATTGCCTTCCTCGCAGGCAAGTAAGGGATTTTTTATTACAGCATAACCCTTCAACTTCTCAATTATTTATTTTACCTCCGGTGAGGCATACGGATCAAAAGGATTTGTTCTTATGGCAAGAGAGAACAGATACGGATAATCATTCCTCAAATGTTTCATGTATAGTAACCATTCTGAAATTAGTAAGACATATGCCCTTTTTATATCACCGGCTATGTGTTCACAGTCGGTATCAGAAAGATTCCCGACGTCCGCCCTGCTTTCTAATTCTTCTGTTAAGTGAAAGACGGCCCAGAGAAGGTTTGTGAAGGATTCATGTTCCAATAGATTCGGATTCTGGAGCAGGTTTATCAAAAAATTTCTCTTGCTTTTAAGAAAATTGAGCAGATTGTTCAAATCACCCTTATTACAATCAATTTCATGGTCGTAATTATTGAAAGTCTTGCTGACGCTTAGAAACTTCTGATCGGTCCAGTCATCATCCACGATAAAGACTTTATCGATTTTGGCGGAATGGAGGTTAAAGTCAGAAAATATTTTCAGAAGCCCCGTTCCGACTTCGCTAAAGAAGGCTCCTATCGCCATGTTCATCTTTTTCAGCAGTGCCCGTTTTTCTCGATGGGATAACAGCTGGTGTATAATCAGGGTAACGAGAAGCACCTCGATAAAGACGAAGGCGACATCGCCAACGAGATAAATGAAAATATGGTGTGCGTCCCTGAAGACTGCATAATGGATGAAGTAAAAGATTGCTGACAGTAAAACCAGTGATAAGCCGAAGAGAATTTGTGACTTGTTGGTCTTCATGAGTCAATACTCCTTCTTGTAGGCTATGCTACTTTTCGTGCCCGGCAGCGATATAAAAATGATTGAAGCTCCCCGCAACAAGTTGCGGGGAAGCTCCGACTTTCAAGTAACTTAAATTCGCAAATACGTTGTAAGTGGTTAACATTTCTTAATATCTGCCCGAAATAACGCATTTGTCAAAACATAAGTTACTTCCAATTGTAATGCCGTAAAACGGCATAGTGGAGCTGTTAAGGAAAATGTTTATTTTATATTCGCTCGCTAACCCCGCCGCAAGCAGCGGGGAATGCGCTCGCTGTTCAGTTCAAGGCTGGCATCTTTCCTGATTCCCAGACGCGTCAGGGCAAAATCGTACCGTACCGGGTCGTGAGGGTTAACCATTCTGAATGAATCTGTTATTTCGATGGCCGTTTTCATGTCTGCCTGTTTCCGTTTTGTAAGTCCTAATATGAGGCATATCCTGTGAAGATGTGTATCGAGCGGCACAATTAGCCTCGCAGGCGGCACATCGTCCCATCCACCGGGGTCCACGGAATCCTTCCGTACCATCCATCGGAGAAAAAGATTGAGCCTCTTGCATGCGCTGCCTTTTTCCGGTGAAGGTAACAGGCTGTTATTCTCGGTATTAAAGCCGGCACGTAATTCTTTTACAAACGAGGTAAGCGCCGGTCGGATTGTGTCGGCGTCGTTGCCGAGAGCGGATTTAAAACATGCATAGAGTGAACCGTATTTCGTTATAACGCGTTTAGCGCCGTAGAGCATTACTGCAAGTTCATCACCGGTAGTAAACCTGTGCTTAAAGTCGGAAAACGTGTGTAAAAGTGATTTCATTGAGGCGTCTTCAAGAAAACGAGATGGGGACGGAGCCATTTTTTCAAGAACAGTTGAAATACTTTTTAGTATCTGAGAAACTCTGCCGTAGGCAAGCGAAGAGGCGAGAAGTCCCGCAATTTCCCGATCATGAAGATTATCGTAACAATAGAGAAATTCAAGTGGATCAGGATGAATGAACTCGTGCCTGTTGTATTTTTCGTACAGATGTTCGAGTGCTTCTTCTAACAGCAGTGGTGACATATCAGCTCTTATTTATTCAAATTTTCCAGTTCACCGACAATCGACTCGAGGCGAGGCCTTTTGTTGATATCATGAACGTCAACATAACGGATACTCCCTTTCTTATCTATTATAATAATTGCCCTTTCCGCAACTCCATCGGAACGGAGCACCCCATAACTATCAGCTACTTTGCCATGAGGCCAGAAGTCGGAAAGAATCGGAAACCACAGCTTCCCCATCTGGTTTGTCCATGCAAAAAGAGTTGGAATATTGTCAACCGATATTCCAAGGAGAATGGCATCATTTTCATCGAATATGTCTTTCACAATGCCATAACCGGGCCACTGGTCAGAACAGACCGGTGTCCATGCGGCAGGCACGAAAGAGATGACTACATTCTTTTTTCCAAGGTACCAACTGAGAAAAATTTTCTCCCCGGCGACTGAGGGAAGTGTGAAGTCGGGAGCACGATCACCAACCTTTACCTTCAAAACACTGTCTGTGGGCTTGAGATTTTTTGGAAAGTAAATGTTATCCTTATAGACGTCTGAAAGGCCGTAGGCCGTTGCAGTTAGGAAGAAAATAATTATAATTCCTGACAGCAAATTGAGATAACTAAATTTTTTCATTGTTCACCTCCTACTTCAATCCGGACAGTTTAAGTAATAGCTCCAGAAATTGATCGGCCTTTTCGAAGCCGCCGAGTTTGGAATAGAAGACCTTGGGAACCCCGTCATCAATTCTAATTCCTATAAAATATGGAGTTCTGACCTCTCCCACGACCTTGTGGATGGAAAAATCTCCATCTTCAAAAAGAGGGAAAGGAACATCGTATCTTTTCCTGAACACCTCTGCTTCATAGGTGGAATTTCCTGCTGCGATGCCTATCAACTTGATTTTATTTTTCAGCGCGGGATTGTTTTCGATTATACGATATAGTTCGTTTACCTTGTGTGCGCTTGCCTGGCAGTGGGGACAGTACATATTCATAATTTCAATGATGACCACATTGGCCTTGATCTGTGGAATTTTGAAAAAATCACCACGGGAAAGACCGAGATAGTTTTTATAGTCATTATTTGCAGGCACCGTAAGTTTTATCTCCGGTAACACGCTACCAGTTGCCGGAGGCTGCGTTGCAGCCGAAACGGGTAAGGTGATTATCAGAGAAAATACGGCGATTACTATAACGTGTATAAGTATTCTTTTCATTGCTTTACCTCTCTTTCTCTATCTTTTATAACGTTTCTTAATTTCTGACAGCGTCTCAAAATGCTTTCGTTCCTCATCTATGATCTTGTCAATAAAGTCTTGCTGACTTTTGGAAAGGAATCTTTTGATTTCGTGATAGTATAATATGGAATCCAACTCACAGCGGATTGCGAAATTTAAGGCTGTGAGTGTATCTTTAATCTTTGACAATTCTGAATTCA
This window harbors:
- a CDS encoding nucleoside recognition domain-containing protein; the encoded protein is MREQTYKHRQYNILLKEGFVSGIKKGWSGFIWMLKIVIPISFLTALLAWSGWLNKIDFFIQPAMTLINLPAMAALPLLIGMLSNLYGAIAAMAVLPLTNEQMTLIAIFLLTAHNLIQEGVIQGKSGMHPVKATLFRLTAAVITVSLVAQFFDAAALGPVTAEASVPVSQPFIYMLKSWSLATFYLCIKIFVIIMSILTLLEVVKSLGWIDHVVRVLTPVLKILGLRRNVGILWVTATVFGLAYGGAVIVEEAKQGHLTKDELEELHLSIGIHHSLIEDPALFLSLGLSAFWLWVPRLIMAMIAVRLLSLWHLARKRWHR
- a CDS encoding TIGR02757 family protein, with protein sequence MSPLLLEEALEHLYEKYNRHEFIHPDPLEFLYCYDNLHDREIAGLLASSLAYGRVSQILKSISTVLEKMAPSPSRFLEDASMKSLLHTFSDFKHRFTTGDELAVMLYGAKRVITKYGSLYACFKSALGNDADTIRPALTSFVKELRAGFNTENNSLLPSPEKGSACKRLNLFLRWMVRKDSVDPGGWDDVPPARLIVPLDTHLHRICLILGLTKRKQADMKTAIEITDSFRMVNPHDPVRYDFALTRLGIRKDASLELNSERIPRCLRRG
- the gap gene encoding type I glyceraldehyde-3-phosphate dehydrogenase — encoded protein: MVRIGINGFGRIGRQVMKAVMERHPESLQVVAVNDLFDVEINAHLFKYDSNYGRFHGEVKVEKNSLTVNGHKIKSFALRDPASIPWKEEGVDIVVESTGFFRTGPEASAHLEGGAKKVIITAPATEEDLTVVMGVNHKTYRPKEHHIISNASCTTNCLAPPVLVIHEAFGIKKAMMTTIHAYTTDQRILDLAHQDLRRARAAGQNIIPTTTGAARAISLVIPDLKGRFDGYALRVPTPTVSVVDFVAELEKETNTEELRTVLKKAAGGTLKDIMDCEEEPLVSVDFKGNPFSSIVDMEFTQVLQGTMAKVVAWYDNEWGYSCRVADLANYMAEKGF
- a CDS encoding peroxiredoxin, whose translation is MKKFSYLNLLSGIIIIFFLTATAYGLSDVYKDNIYFPKNLKPTDSVLKVKVGDRAPDFTLPSVAGEKIFLSWYLGKKNVVISFVPAAWTPVCSDQWPGYGIVKDIFDENDAILLGISVDNIPTLFAWTNQMGKLWFPILSDFWPHGKVADSYGVLRSDGVAERAIIIIDKKGSIRYVDVHDINKRPRLESIVGELENLNK
- a CDS encoding tetraprenyl-beta-curcumene synthase family protein, coding for MKIPASVCTMTTEVYLKVLPDVYRYLNGWKERAGQIPDPELQKQALMSIKTKTFHCEGGSILGLLAGENRSDAIRFIVAYQTISDYLDNLCDRSTSLDPVDFRALHQSMLHALTPEAASLDYYRFHGERDDGGYLVSLVETCQEVLKRLPSYDKISSVLYELAGYYCDLQVYKHVKVDERVPRLKDWFQSYQDKLPEMSWYEFSACCGSTLGIFCLVAYAFNDEYSGDIAPQVRASYFPWVQGLHILLDYLIDQEEDRVGGDLNFCFYYENNEEMLKRVTHFFKQADRSVSRLPNTRFHQMINRGLLGVYLSDKKIGRQEIVYRMAKKIIRLGGWSALFFYLNGWIYRRIKYYG
- a CDS encoding redoxin domain-containing protein, giving the protein MKRILIHVIVIAVFSLIITLPVSAATQPPATGSVLPEIKLTVPANNDYKNYLGLSRGDFFKIPQIKANVVIIEIMNMYCPHCQASAHKVNELYRIIENNPALKNKIKLIGIAAGNSTYEAEVFRKRYDVPFPLFEDGDFSIHKVVGEVRTPYFIGIRIDDGVPKVFYSKLGGFEKADQFLELLLKLSGLK